One Drosophila willistoni isolate 14030-0811.24 chromosome 2R unlocalized genomic scaffold, UCI_dwil_1.1 Seg167, whole genome shotgun sequence DNA segment encodes these proteins:
- the LOC6651779 gene encoding heat shock protein 23 translates to MPIHWDWDWEHEHEHGGAHYHWPPRRHWSTGEPKCRQRRYYLSHELDVCARDFHLRMDDTAWCHGSCLVGRVVIETGTEPDSLGRGTFKVVLDVHHFQLNELMVKAKNSDTICVEGKQSDDRAEKGQLCITREFSRAYKLPRHYDATQARATFSADGILMVTVPAPPKLDDVERVVDIEPTGNYFGSIADPSAAKAIEQAEAEAAAAAAANDDGGEANPAGTATDK, encoded by the coding sequence ATGCCCATTCACTGGGACTGGGATTGGGAGCACGAGCACGAGCATGGCGGAGCTCACTATCACTGGCCGCCGCGGCGTCACTGGTCCACTGGTGAGCCCAAGTGCCGCCAGCGTAGATACTATCTCTCCCACGAGCTGGACGTGTGTGCCAGGGACTTCCATTTGCGTATGGACGACACAGCCTGGTGCCACGGCTCGTGTCTGGTTGGCCGTGTGGTCATCGAAACGGGCACTGAGCCGGATTCCCTCGGTCGTGGCACATTCAAGGTGGTCCTGGATGTCCATCATTTTCAGCTCAACGAGCTGATGGTGAAGGCCAAGAACAGTGACACCATCTGTGTGGAGGGCAAGCAGTCCGATGATCGCGCCGAAAAGGGACAACTGTGCATAACCCGAGAATTTTCACGGGCCTACAAGCTGCCGCGGCACTACGACGCCACCCAGGCAAGGGCCACGTTCTCTGCCGATGGCATACTCATGGTCACGGTGCCAGCACCACCGAAACTGGACGATGTGGAGCGTGTGGTGGACATTGAGCCCACTGGCAATTACTTTGGCAGCATTGCGGATCCCAGTGCGGCCAAGGCTATTGAGCaggcagaagcagaagcagctgCTGCGGCAGCTGCTAATGATGATGGTGGCGAGGCGAATCCTGCTGGCACAGCGACGGACAAATGA